The genomic interval AAGGCCGCGTTCGACTACACCGACGGCGCAGCCGAAGGCGAGCTCTCGCTCACCCGTGCGCGTCAGGCGTTCGAGGATGTCGAGTTCAGCCCCCGCATCCTGCGCCCCGCCGCCGATGTGGACATGAGCTCCACGATCCTCGGCGGCCCCTCCGCCTACCCGCTCGCGATCGCCCCCACGGGCTTCACGCGACTCATGCAGACCGAGGGCGAGATCGCGGGCGCCGGGGCGGCAGGTGCCGTCGGCATCCCGTTCACCCTGTCGACGCTCGGCACGACCTCGATCGAGGACGTCAAGGCGGCCAACCCGAACGGGCGCAACTGGTTCCAGCTCTACGTGATGCGCGACCGTGAGATCTCGTACGGCCTCGTCGAGCGCGCGGCCGCGGCCGGCTTCGACACGCTGCACTTCACGGTGGACACCCCCGTCGCGGGCGCCCGTCTGCGCGACAAGCGCAACGGCTTCTCCATCCCGCCGCAGCTGACCGCCGGAACGATCATCAACGCGATCCCGCGTCCGTGGTGGTGGTTCGACTTCATCACCACTCCCAAGCTCGAGTTCGCATCGCTCTCGACGACGGGCGGCACGGTCGGCGAGCTGCTGAACGCGGCCATGGACCCGACGATCTCGTACGACGACCTCGACGTCATCCGCTCGATGTGGCCCGGCAAGATCGTCATCAAGGGTGTGCAGAACGTCGACGACGCGAAGGCTCTCACCGAGCGCGGTGTCGACGGCATCGTGCTCTCGAACCACGGCGGACGCCAGCTCGACCGCGCACCTGTGCCGTTCCACCTTCTTCCCGACGTCGTGCGCGAGGTCGGCTCGGACGTCGAGATCGGCGTCGACACGGGCATCATGAACGGCGCCGACATCGTCGCCTCGGTGGCGCTCGGAGCCCAGTTCACGATGATCGGCCGCGCCTACCTGTACGGGCTCATGGCCGGCGGCCGCCGCGGTGTGGACCGCGCGCTGCAGATCCTCATCGACGAGATGGAGCGCACCATGAAGCTCCTCGGAGCCTCGACGCTCGCCGAGCTCGAGCCCGCTCACGTCACGCAGCTCGAGCGGCTGGTCCCGCGCGTGCGCTGACACGCGACGGATGCGACGATGCGCGGCGGGGGCGAAGGCCTCCGCCGCGCATCGTCGTCTGGGGCTCGGTCTGGGGCTCGGGCGCGCCAGCGGCCAGCGACTGTCGCTCCGCGGTGACGCGCGTCAGCGCGCGGCGGCGATCACGCGCTGCAGAGACGAGCGCAGAGCCTCGAGTTCGTCGAGGCCCATCTCGAGGCGCTCGATGATGCGCGGCGGGATCGTCTCCGCCTGGGCGCGCAGGGCCGCACCGGCATCCGTCACGGTGATCTCGAGCACGCGCTCGTCCTCCGTGCTGCGGCGGCGCGACACGTAGCCGAGCGATTCGAGGCGCTTCAGCAGCGGCGAGAGCGTCGCGGGATCGAGCTCGAGCTCATCGCCCAGCTCGCGTACCGAACGCGGGCTCTGCTGCCAGAGGGCGAGCATCACGAGGTACTGCGGATGCGTGAGGCCGAGCGGTTCGAGAAGCGGGCGGTAGATGGCGTTGACGCTGCGCGAGGCGACCGCCAGCGCGAAGCACACCTGGTTCTCGAGGGCGAGCAGGTCGGGGGATTCGTTCTGCACACAGCCATCGTACCGAAAAGCTTTGTACACTAATGGTTATGGCACCACGGAATGCGGGATACGTTCCGCCGAATGACTTCGAAGGTCAGGGAGACGGCTTCTTCGCGCGGCTCAACCGCAAGCTCTTCCCGTGGATCGGTCCGCCGCCCCTCGGCCCGTACGACCAGCCGGAGCCCCCGCCCGCAGCCGAGCGCGGCTGCCCGCTGTGCGGTGCGGCGATGTCGGCTCACACTAAGGGCGACAACGGCGGGCGCACGATGCTCTACTGCCCGAAGGACGACGACGCCTGAGTGATGCGCGGCGTCAGCTCGCTGCGAGAGCCTCCGCGCGCTCAGCCTCCGCGTTGATCGCGATGCGGCTCTGCACGAGCGGGAGCGCCCGTGAGATCGAGGTCGCGATCCGCTCGTCGAGATCCGCGCTCGTCACCCGGTAGTCGGTGAAGTCGCGCTCGTTCGCGAAGATGCCGAGCGGGAGCGTGAGCGCCTGGAAGAACCCGAACAGCGGCCGCATCTGGTGCTCGACGAGCAGAGCGTGGCGGTCCGAGCCGCCGGTCGCCGTGAGCACGACGGGGGTGTCGACGAGCGTGTACTGGCCCACGTAGTCGAAGAACAGCTTGAACAGCCCCGAGTAGGTGGCGCGATACGCGGGGGAGCCGACCACGAGCAGATCCGCCTGCTCCACCGACTCGAGTGCGTCGAGCGCCGGCTGGCCGAGATTGCTCCGGTAGCCGCCGCGCGCGAGCGACGGCAGAACCGTGGCGAGCTCGATGACCTCCACCTCGCCGCCCAGCTGCTCGGCGAACGCCCCCGACACGCGCCGCACGAGCGCGGTCGTGCGTGACGGATCGGTGGGGCTTCCGCTCACCCCGACGACTCGGATCGGCTTGGTCATGGTGTTCCTCCCGTCGCGCACCGGCTTCCCCGTGCGCCTGCCGATCCTGTCATCCGGGATCGGAAGGAGAGCCCTGTGAGTCAGGAGGTTTCAGTTCGTGACCTCATGTTGCAGATCGCCCCGCGGGTCACCGCCCCGCGCCCACGGCACAGGCTCGGTCTGGCGCCCCTCCCGGCGCAGGCGGGCGAGGCGCCGTTCCGCGGCGTCCACGGATGTCGAGCGCTGACCGAGGATCCGGGCGACCACACGCAACGCGATCCGGGTGAACGTGATCGCTGGCCACCACGGCCGACGCAACCCCAGGAGCTCGCGGAATTCGCGGGGGAGCGACGCGACCGCGCCCCCGAACAGCACCGCGTAGGGCAGGCCCATGCCGCGACCGAGCGGAGGGTGCCGCAGGAACCGCACGACCTCGGCCACGCGCTCGTCGTGGCGCAGCGCTCCCGATTCCCGCAGCTCGCGCAGACGCCCGCGCAGCTCCGCCTCCGACCGCGGAGCGTCGACGACGCCGACGAGCTCCCCCGCGGTCGCCCACTCGGCGACGTAGCGATCGGCGCCGCCCGGGATCCGCGGATCCCACACCTCCGCGGCCCCGAGGAACGCGTCGGCGAAGGCGAGGTGCACCCACTCGAGCAGGTCGGAGTCATGGGCCGAGTACGCGCGCGTCACCCCGTCGCCCTCCGGATACTCGCCCTGCACGCGGTCGTGGAAGCGGCCCACTCGCGCCGACTCGGCCCTGGCCTGCTCGCTCGAGCCGAACGTCACGCTCAGAATCCAGCGGATGGTGCCCGAGAGGCGTCCGAGGGGATCCTCGCGGTAGCGAGACCAGTCGTGCACGCCCGCCATCGCACCGGGATGCAGCGCCTGCATGAGAAGTGCGCGGATGCCGGCGACGATCGTCGCGAGCGACCCGTGCACGTGCCAGGCGGCCGATCCGCTGCCGAAGTAGCCCGCGTCGTCGCCGTCTTCGAGCGCGCGCACCCACGGCGGCAGCCCATCCGGCTGACCCGAGAACATGATGAGCAGGCGCGAACGCCAGGGTTCGATGCCGGGACCGCGCCTCATGCGGCCCACCTTAGGCCGGAGTGCTGTGTCCCGGCTCGGTCGAAGGTCCCGCGCCGTCGCGCCGACGTCGCGCCCGCACGATCAGGATCACGACCGCCCCGGTCGCCCCCAGCAGCAGAAGCCACGGCAGCAGCACGCCCAGCACGACCGTCGCGCCGATCCAGAAGGCGGCGAACGCCTCCCACCCCACGACGAGGGCAGAGCCGAAGTCGGAGGGGCCCGTCGCAACGGGGCTCGTGTCGTCGGAATAGAGGTGCAGCTCGATCGTCGAGAAAGCCACCTGATCGGCGAGGGTCCGCTGCTGCGCCTCGAGGCTCTCGAGTTCGATCTGGCGCTGCGAGATCGCACCCTCCAGCTCGATGAGGTCGGAGGTGGTCTGCGCGGTCGCGAGCCACGTCGTGTAGCGCGCGATCGATGTGCGGAGCGTCGTCATGCGGGCCTCGATGTCACGCTGCTGGGTGCCGACGCTGACCGACTGCGTCGAGGTGTCGTCGATGCGTCCGAGGTCGCCGAGCTGATCGAGCACGCCTTCGAGCTCGTCGGCGGGGATGCGCAGCTGAAGCTGGGCGGTGCCGGAGTGCCCGTCGCGCGGGGCCGACTGCTCGCGCGCGTCCACGCGCCCCCCGGCCGACACGACGAGGTCGCGTGCCTCGTTCGCGGCATCGATCGGGTCGTCGACCGTCATCGTGACGGTTCCCGTGACGACGAGGTCGCGGTCGGCGCCGTCCGCGTCCAGGCTCGCCGCATCCGAGCCTTCGGCTTCCACCGCATATTCGGTCCACGCGCCGGCGTCCGACGCGCCGCCGCTCGACGAGCAGCCGGAGAGCAGCACAGCGGCGATGGCTGAAGCGGCGAAGAGGGGGAGAAGGCGTCGCTGGGTCATGACGCGACGCTAGGCCCGACGGGAATGCGAGCGCCACCCAACTTTCATCACGATTCGATCGTCTTCCGATCACGGAACAGTCACGTCCCACATCTCACGCCTCCGCCCTCGGCTGTCAAGGCCCTGGGGTGATCTCGACGGTGCGTGTGGGATGGAGACCACAGAAAGGCAGACATCTGCCTGACCCCGAGGAGGACGACATGGGTTTCGTGGAGAACGCGAAGGACGCCGCCGACGCCACCGGCAAGAAGGTCGGCGAGTGGGTTGACGACACCAAGGAGCGCGTGAGCGACAAGGCCGATGAGGCCCGCGCCGACGCGGACGTCAAGCGTGCGGAATCCGAGCGCGACCAGGTGCGTGCGAAGAACGAGTACAAGGAGAAGCTGCGCGACGACAACTGAGTCGCGCGCCCCGCGGGCCTCGCCCCGCCGGATGGCGGAACACCACCCCATGCTCCCGATAACCTCGGGACATGGGGTGGAATCCGTTCAAGCGCGCGCCATTGCTGCATGTGGCCGGCGACGTCGGATCCGGCCCCGTCGTCATCATGATCCACGGGATCGCGTCGTCGTCCGTGACGTTCCACAATGTCGTTCCGCTGCTCGAGACGCGCTACCGCTGCATCACGATCGATCTGCTCGGGTTCGGGGAGTCGCCGGCGCCGCTCGACTGCGCCTACAAGCTCGAGGACCACGTCGCGGCACTCGACCGCACGATCCGCTCGCTCCGACTGCGGGGGCCGTTCGTGCTCGTCGGGCATTCGATGGGGGCGCTCATCGGCACGCGCTACGCGGCGCGAAACCGGCGCCGTGTGAAGCGGCTCGTGCTCGTGAACCCGCCCATCTACATCAACCCGCGCGCGCTCTCCGGAGAATACGAGCGCACGCTCCAGGATCTCTACCTCCGGGTCTACCGCTTCATGCGCGAGAACCCGCAGCTCACACAGCGGCAGGCGGGCATCCTCTCGAAGCTCACCCCCATCCCGAACGTGCTCGAGGTGACGGCCGAGAACTGGGTGCCGTTCGTGCGCTCGCTCGAGAACACGATCGAATCCCAGACGACGATCTCCGATCTGGCCTTCCTCGACGCGCCGGTCGAGATCGTCTACGGGACGCTCGACCAGTTCGCCTCGCCCGGCGGCATCCGGATCGCAGAGCGCCTCCGCGGAGTGAACGTCACGCGTGTGCGGGCGAGCGACCACCTCGTGGGAAAGCGCCTCGCCCGCGCGGTCGCCGCTGCGGTGGACGACGACGAATGATCCGCACCCCTGCCGCCCCTCGGTGACTCGGCCTAAGCTCTCGTGCATGCACACGCGCACCCTCGGCCGCACGGGCCGCGACGTCTCGGTCATCGGTCTCGGAACCTGGCAGCTCGGCGCCGACTGGGGTGAGGTGAGCGAGGCCGACGCCCACGCGGTTCTCGACGCGAGCTGGGAGGCGGGGGTCACCTTCTTCGACACCGCCGACGTGTACGGGGACGGCCGCAGCGAGACGCTCATCGCGTCCTGGCGCGCCGCACGCCCCGACGCGGACGTCATGGTCGCCACCAAGATGGGTCGCCGCGTCGACCAGATTCCCGAGAACTACGTGCTCGAGAACTTCCGCGCGTGGACGGATCGCAGCCGCGCGAACCTCCGCGTCGACACGCTCGACCTCGTGCAGCTGCACTGCCCGCCCACGCCCGTGTACGGCTCGGATGAGGTGTTCGACGCCCTCGACACCCTCGTGGAGGAGGGCGCGATCGCCAACTACGGCGTGAGTGTGGAACGTGTGGAGGAGGCGCTCGCTGCGATCGCACGACCCCGTGTCGCGAGCGTGCAGATCATCCTCAACGCGTTCCGGCTGAAGCCTCTCGACGACGTGCTCCCCGCTGCCCAGGAGGCCGGCGTCGGGATCATCGCACGCGTGCCGCTCGCGAGCGGCCTGCTCTCGGGGCGCTACACGAAGGACACCACCTTCAGCGCCGACGACCACCGCACCTACAACCGCCACGGCGAAGCCTTCGATCAGGGTGAGACGTTCTCGGGTGTCGACTACGCCGAGGGCGTGGAGGCTGCCCAGGAGTTCGCGGCGCTCGCGGCCGAGGCGGGCCTCGCACCGGCGACGGCCGCACTCGCCTGGGTGGCGCAGCTGCCCGGCGTCTCGACCGTGATCCCCGGTGCGCGCAACGTCGCCCAGGCCCAGTCCAACGCTGCTGCCGGCTCGGTGGGCCCGCTCGGCGAGGACTTCACCGCATCGGTGCGAGAGATCTACGACCGCCGCTTCCGCGCGGCCGTCCACCCGCGTTGGTAGGCGCACCACGAGCGGGGAGCATCATCGCACCCCGCTCGTGGTGACGATGCGCGTCCACGGGCCCGCAGGCACCTCCCGCTCCTCGACGAAGCGCCAGTCGACCTTCGCGTTGATGCCGTTGATCTCGGGGAATCCCAGGCACCCGGTGAGCGCGGGCGACACGTCGAGGCCCGCGCCCCCATACCGCGTATTGGCGGGGCGGGCGTCGTTCGAGCCGAACACATAGGCCGCGTCGTGGTACTCACCCGGTCCGGCATCCTGAATCTGGCCGAAGCAGGTGCGACCCCCGCGCGTCAGCTGCACCCACCGGTTCTTGAGGTAGCTGAAGTTCTGGTCGCCGCGGTGAGAGCGGTACGGCTCCGATCCCGCCCACGGGATCACCGAGTCACGCTGCGCGAACCCCGTGGGGTCGTTGATGTCGTCGTAGGGCACGTCGAGGTAGAACGGGTTCTCGCGCGGCGTCATGCTCGTCGGGAAGTAGTCGTTCGCCGCAGTGCGCGCCTCCGTCTCGCATCCGCCGTTCACCACGTTGCCGTCGCACCCTCCGTACGAGCCGTACCAGTCGGAGTCGTAGGTGGACAGCATCTGGCTGCCGTCGGCGGCGTTCGGATCGAAGATCTCGCCCACCCAGAAGGTGGCCGCGACGATCCCCGTGTGCCACGGATACCCGCTCGCAGGGGGCGCGGGCGCGGGCGGGGCGGGCAGTGCGGGTGTGCCGGGTGACTGCGGTGTCTGTTCTGGAGTGGGGGTCACGGTCGCCTCCCGGGTCGCGTCGGCCGACGATGAGGGGGCGGGGGAACCGGTCGGATCGACGGCGCCCGCGTCGCCGGAGCATGAAGCGACGGCGAGGAGGGCCACGCACACCGGACCGATGCGCGACCTCCTCGCCGCCGCGCTCACGCCTCGGGCACCGTCGCCTCGAGGGGAACAGGTTCCGCATCGTCCGGGACGCTCTCTGTCGTCTCGGCAGGCGGGTCCTCAGCGGGGGGCTGCTCTACAGGAGGATCCGACACGGGGTCCTCGGCGGGTGGCTGTGCAGGTGCGACCGGCAGAGTCTCTTCGGCCTCCATCGCCATCGGTTCAGCGGTGAGCGCGGTCGCGGTGGGGGGAGTCGCGACGGTGATCGAGTAGTCGTCGGTCACCAGAGTGCCCACGTTGAAGATGTTGAGTCCGAAGCTGATGCCCGTGTAGCCGGGCGGCACCTCGGCCGTCGTCCACACGGCCTGAGTCCAGTCGGTCGCTGACGCGAACCACGGGCTCGAGGTCCAGTACTCCCACGCGCCCGTCGAGGTGCGCAGGTAGATGGCGAACTGGGTGACGGTCGTCGACTGGTACCAGGCGGAGAGGGTGTAGCTCTGGCCTGTCGCGACGCTCGGGGCGCAGGATCCGAGGTCGAGCGACGGAATCACCTTGCCGTCGCCTTCGACCCACCGGGTCACATCGATCTGGGCCGCGTGGTTGCCTGAGTGCCCCGGCGAGACGATCGAGACCGTCGCGTCGTTGTCGCCCCATGGCGTCCATTGCCAGCACGCCGGGAACCCGTTCTGCATGATCTCGAGGTCGGGGTTGACGACGCCGTTCCCGTCACCGGGCGGCGGGACCGCAGGGCCGGGCACAGCCGGGGCGACGGGGCCTCCCACTGCTTCGCCCACCGTGCTGACGACGGTGTTGCGGGTCTCTCCGCGTTCGGCGAGCCAGTCGGCGAAGGCCTCGAGCACGGCGGTGCTCACATCGAGTTCGCCGCAGACGCTCGTGCAGACGTCGTGGAACGTGTACTGCACCCACCCTCCGCCGTTCTCCTCCGCTGCGAGCACCGAGTCGATGAGGTCCTGCAGCCCCCAGGTGTCGTCCCACTGGTCGAGTGCGTAGGTGACGGAGGGGCGCACGGGCGGCAGCACGGCCGCCCAGTCGCACTCCGCGCAGCCGAACCGCGAGCGGATGTCTCCGAGGAGCCGACCGCTGTTGTAGCCGCAGTCGGTGACGACCTCGGCCACCGCGTCCGTCACCGAGGCGAACGGATACGCGAAGCTGCGCGCGGGGAAACCCCAGTCGATCAGCTGGCTGCGGTCGTTGCAGATCTGCCGTGCGACCTCGTCGATCGGCACGGTGGCGAGGTCGACGTGCGTCACGGTGTGACCGCCGATCTCGTGACCGGAGGAGAGGAAGCTCCGCAGCTGCGGCAGGGTGAGCTTGCCGGAGGTGCCGACGGTGCCGGAGTTCACGAAGAAGGTTCCGTGCAGACCGCGGCTCGACAGGATGTTCGCCGCGAGCGCCTGGCCCGCGCCGCCGTCATCGAAGGTGAGGCTGATGGTCGTGAGCGGCCCGGTCTTGATCGGCGGATCCGTGGGATCAGTCGGATCGGTCGGGTCAGTGGGGTCAGTCGGGTCGGTCGGATCGGTGGGATCAGTCGGGCCCGTGGGGGCCGTCGGGTCCGTCGGGTCCGTGGGGGTGACGGGATCCCGGGGCGTGATCGGGCCCGGTGCCACCGGCGTCACGGGAGTCACGGGGGTGACCGCCTGCGTCGGAGACCGCGGCGAGGTCGGCTGGCGTGGCACGACCCGATCCGACTCGTCGGCGGGCGGGTCCTCTGCAGGCGGGTCGCCGGTGGCGTCCTCGTCCATCGGCTCGTCGACAGTCGTCTGGGTGGTGTCGCTCATGTCAGCCGTGTCGGAGGAGCTCGCCTCCGACGCCGGCTCGACTGTGGGGCCCTGGTTCGACCAGGAGAGACCGGCGACCGTGATCATGACCGCCAGAACGACGGCGGCTCCGATCCAGCTCAGAAAGCGTCGTGCGTGCATGGGTATCACCTCGGGATGCCTGTGGCGGCTGCCGCCACCACGGTGGTGGTGAGGGTGGTGGGTGAACCGGATGCGGGGTGGGGGAACCGCATCACCCGGTCGTCGGATCCGAGCGTCGAGGCGACGCTCCAGATGATCTCGTCGATGCTCGTCGCAGGGACGAACCCGATGAGCTCGCGGGCGAGCGAGTTGTCGGGCACGCGTCGTCGCATGTCCTCGAACCCGGCGCCGTACGCCTCCTCGTAGGGAACGAATCGGATCGTGCTGCGGCTGCCGGTGATCTCGATGATCCGCTCGGCGAGATGCTTGATCGAGATCTCGGTGCCGCCGCCGAGGTTCACCGCGCGGCCGAAAGCGCGACGCTCCTCGACGAGGCGCACGAACGCCGGCACGACGTCGCGCACCGACGAGAAGCAGCGGGACTGCTCGCCGTCCCCGTACACCGTGAGCGGCTCTTCGCGAAGCGCCTGCCCCACGAGCCCGGGCACGACCATGCCGTATCGACCGGTCTGGCGGGGGCCCACGGTGTTGAACGGGCGGGCGATCGCGACCTCGAGTCCGTACTCCTGCGCGTACGCGTGTGCGAACGACTCGTCGAGCCCTTTCGCCGCGGCGTACGTCCAGCGCGCCTTGAGCGGCGAGCCGAGCACTCGGTCGGAATCCTCCGAGAGCGCATCCGCGGTGTTCTTGCCGTAGATCTCGCTCGTCGACACCAGGAGCAGACGTGCTCCGTGGGCGACGCACGCGTCGAGCACGTTCTCGGTGCCGTGAACATTGATGCGCAGACCCTCGAGCGGGCGGTCGACGATGCGGTGCACGCCCACCGCGGCCGCGAGGTGGAAGACCCGATCGGCGCCGCGGACGGCGGCTGCCACCCCACGACCGTCGAGAACGGAACCTCGGACGTACTGCAGGTTCGGATGCCCATCGACGAGCGCGAGGTTCGCGGTGCGCCCCGTGCTCTCATCGTCGAGGACGACGACATCATCGCCGAGATCGAGCAGAAGCTCGACGAGGTGACTGCCCAGGAAACCGGCTCCGCCGGTGACGACGCTTCGCATGACCCGGCCCTACAGCGCGTACCGACGAGGGGCGTCGAGTTCGCGGTAGCTGCCGTCGAGCAGCAGGTGGCGATCGTCGAGCCAGGACAGGTCGAGGTCGCGATGCCGCGTGTGCAGGATCACCAGCTGCGGATCGAACGCCTCAGGGTCGGCGACCGAGCGGAGCACCCGGTCACCCGCGAGCCGCACCTCGGCCACATGGGGATCGAAGTACTCGACGACGGCGTGGCGGCGCTCGAGACCCTGGATGATCTCGAGGGCCGGCGATTCGCGGACATCGTCGACGTTCGGCTTATAGGTGACACCGAGGACGAGGATCCGGGTTCCCGCGAGCCCGAGGCCGACATCCG from Salinibacterium sp. ZJ70 carries:
- a CDS encoding oxygenase MpaB family protein; this translates as MRRGPGIEPWRSRLLIMFSGQPDGLPPWVRALEDGDDAGYFGSGSAAWHVHGSLATIVAGIRALLMQALHPGAMAGVHDWSRYREDPLGRLSGTIRWILSVTFGSSEQARAESARVGRFHDRVQGEYPEGDGVTRAYSAHDSDLLEWVHLAFADAFLGAAEVWDPRIPGGADRYVAEWATAGELVGVVDAPRSEAELRGRLRELRESGALRHDERVAEVVRFLRHPPLGRGMGLPYAVLFGGAVASLPREFRELLGLRRPWWPAITFTRIALRVVARILGQRSTSVDAAERRLARLRREGRQTEPVPWARGGDPRGDLQHEVTN
- the msuE gene encoding FMN reductase; translation: MTKPIRVVGVSGSPTDPSRTTALVRRVSGAFAEQLGGEVEVIELATVLPSLARGGYRSNLGQPALDALESVEQADLLVVGSPAYRATYSGLFKLFFDYVGQYTLVDTPVVLTATGGSDRHALLVEHQMRPLFGFFQALTLPLGIFANERDFTDYRVTSADLDERIATSISRALPLVQSRIAINAEAERAEALAAS
- a CDS encoding aldo/keto reductase, giving the protein MHTRTLGRTGRDVSVIGLGTWQLGADWGEVSEADAHAVLDASWEAGVTFFDTADVYGDGRSETLIASWRAARPDADVMVATKMGRRVDQIPENYVLENFRAWTDRSRANLRVDTLDLVQLHCPPTPVYGSDEVFDALDTLVEEGAIANYGVSVERVEEALAAIARPRVASVQIILNAFRLKPLDDVLPAAQEAGVGIIARVPLASGLLSGRYTKDTTFSADDHRTYNRHGEAFDQGETFSGVDYAEGVEAAQEFAALAAEAGLAPATAALAWVAQLPGVSTVIPGARNVAQAQSNAAAGSVGPLGEDFTASVREIYDRRFRAAVHPRW
- a CDS encoding MarR family winged helix-turn-helix transcriptional regulator, whose protein sequence is MQNESPDLLALENQVCFALAVASRSVNAIYRPLLEPLGLTHPQYLVMLALWQQSPRSVRELGDELELDPATLSPLLKRLESLGYVSRRRSTEDERVLEITVTDAGAALRAQAETIPPRIIERLEMGLDELEALRSSLQRVIAAAR
- a CDS encoding NAD(P)-dependent oxidoreductase, which gives rise to MRSVVTGGAGFLGSHLVELLLDLGDDVVVLDDESTGRTANLALVDGHPNLQYVRGSVLDGRGVAAAVRGADRVFHLAAAVGVHRIVDRPLEGLRINVHGTENVLDACVAHGARLLLVSTSEIYGKNTADALSEDSDRVLGSPLKARWTYAAAKGLDESFAHAYAQEYGLEVAIARPFNTVGPRQTGRYGMVVPGLVGQALREEPLTVYGDGEQSRCFSSVRDVVPAFVRLVEERRAFGRAVNLGGGTEISIKHLAERIIEITGSRSTIRFVPYEEAYGAGFEDMRRRVPDNSLARELIGFVPATSIDEIIWSVASTLGSDDRVMRFPHPASGSPTTLTTTVVAAAATGIPR
- a CDS encoding polysaccharide deacetylase family protein is translated as MHARRFLSWIGAAVVLAVMITVAGLSWSNQGPTVEPASEASSSDTADMSDTTQTTVDEPMDEDATGDPPAEDPPADESDRVVPRQPTSPRSPTQAVTPVTPVTPVAPGPITPRDPVTPTDPTDPTAPTGPTDPTDPTDPTDPTDPTDPTDPTDPPIKTGPLTTISLTFDDGGAGQALAANILSSRGLHGTFFVNSGTVGTSGKLTLPQLRSFLSSGHEIGGHTVTHVDLATVPIDEVARQICNDRSQLIDWGFPARSFAYPFASVTDAVAEVVTDCGYNSGRLLGDIRSRFGCAECDWAAVLPPVRPSVTYALDQWDDTWGLQDLIDSVLAAEENGGGWVQYTFHDVCTSVCGELDVSTAVLEAFADWLAERGETRNTVVSTVGEAVGGPVAPAVPGPAVPPPGDGNGVVNPDLEIMQNGFPACWQWTPWGDNDATVSIVSPGHSGNHAAQIDVTRWVEGDGKVIPSLDLGSCAPSVATGQSYTLSAWYQSTTVTQFAIYLRTSTGAWEYWTSSPWFASATDWTQAVWTTAEVPPGYTGISFGLNIFNVGTLVTDDYSITVATPPTATALTAEPMAMEAEETLPVAPAQPPAEDPVSDPPVEQPPAEDPPAETTESVPDDAEPVPLEATVPEA
- a CDS encoding alpha-hydroxy acid oxidase, whose protein sequence is MVKRQFPRPAELLELMKFKKPEFNGTTRRLDSALTIADLRDIAKRRTPKAAFDYTDGAAEGELSLTRARQAFEDVEFSPRILRPAADVDMSSTILGGPSAYPLAIAPTGFTRLMQTEGEIAGAGAAGAVGIPFTLSTLGTTSIEDVKAANPNGRNWFQLYVMRDREISYGLVERAAAAGFDTLHFTVDTPVAGARLRDKRNGFSIPPQLTAGTIINAIPRPWWWFDFITTPKLEFASLSTTGGTVGELLNAAMDPTISYDDLDVIRSMWPGKIVIKGVQNVDDAKALTERGVDGIVLSNHGGRQLDRAPVPFHLLPDVVREVGSDVEIGVDTGIMNGADIVASVALGAQFTMIGRAYLYGLMAGGRRGVDRALQILIDEMERTMKLLGASTLAELEPAHVTQLERLVPRVR
- a CDS encoding DUF4349 domain-containing protein; amino-acid sequence: MTQRRLLPLFAASAIAAVLLSGCSSSGGASDAGAWTEYAVEAEGSDAASLDADGADRDLVVTGTVTMTVDDPIDAANEARDLVVSAGGRVDAREQSAPRDGHSGTAQLQLRIPADELEGVLDQLGDLGRIDDTSTQSVSVGTQQRDIEARMTTLRTSIARYTTWLATAQTTSDLIELEGAISQRQIELESLEAQQRTLADQVAFSTIELHLYSDDTSPVATGPSDFGSALVVGWEAFAAFWIGATVVLGVLLPWLLLLGATGAVVILIVRARRRRDGAGPSTEPGHSTPA
- a CDS encoding alpha/beta fold hydrolase; this translates as MGWNPFKRAPLLHVAGDVGSGPVVIMIHGIASSSVTFHNVVPLLETRYRCITIDLLGFGESPAPLDCAYKLEDHVAALDRTIRSLRLRGPFVLVGHSMGALIGTRYAARNRRRVKRLVLVNPPIYINPRALSGEYERTLQDLYLRVYRFMRENPQLTQRQAGILSKLTPIPNVLEVTAENWVPFVRSLENTIESQTTISDLAFLDAPVEIVYGTLDQFASPGGIRIAERLRGVNVTRVRASDHLVGKRLARAVAAAVDDDE